Below is a genomic region from Desulfatiglans sp..
CGCGATAATTGACACCTAATGCATACTTAATCTTTTCGGACCAGGGCAATTTAAAAAGGCTGCCCTGTATATTGGCTTCAAAATTATTTTGTTCCAGTGTTGTGATGGAGTTCATGCGAAGGGTCATGTAATCGGCACAATCCTGACTGACGTAAGAAGATGTGTTGACACTGCCATCCGCGTTAAATACAGGAATTCCACTTTCACATTTAGCGATAACGGATGTTGCATACCCCCCTGACCAGCCCTTGCCATACTGGTCGGCTTCATATATTTCCTGAGACCTTGTTAATTGTGTAAAACCTTCGTGTTGCTGAACGTTGATCGTTGACTTGCCGTGAGAATAATACACGTCCCAGGTCCAGTCTTCGGTGAACCCGGATCCAAACTTACCACGCAGACCACCGCTTACCTGAAATACGTTACTTGTTGTAAGTGTCTCATAAGGCGGTAAATAATGCATAGCTTGTTCCAAGGTCCAGTTCGCATCCGGATTTGGTCGCGAATTTAACAAATCGGCCAATCCGGCAGGCACCGGATGATGAGCAAAACCAGCGGGCCCTTGACCGAATAGCTCCGAATCGGGGTCGTCATAAAGCTGATTATAGGGCATTTGTATAGCCCAGATGTTAAAAAACTGCTGCTGGTTGGCGATCGCCAGGGCCTTGTTCTCAGAATGGCGCAGATCCATATAAAACTCGATGGAATCGGTAAAGCTGTAACTTCCTGATCCAAAAATCGAATACCGCTCCAGGGGCATCTGCAGAAAGCTCAGGTCTTTATTGAAATAGGTAAGGCCCCCACTGTCCGGACTGATTTTAAAACCGGAATCATATCCTATTGGACCAGTATAAGGGTGGGCCGTATTTAAGGGATCCGCATCGGCAAATATGTTGCCATTTTGATCGACGCGGTACATAGAGGCACTCCATAAAGTTGGCAGATTAGTGGTACCCGGATTAAAGCCGATCAGCTTGGAAGAGCCTAATTCCTGTCCGCCGCTATAAGAAACGGTGCCGGGGTCTCTCCAGCCATCCCTGATAAATTTGCGATCTTTACTCATGACAGTATTTCGATCCGCATAGTTAAAACCCATCATGACATTGCCGCGGCCATCAGCGACCTCGGAGCCCAACAGAGCACTTAATTGAAATTCTTCGCCGTCACCCTCTTCGGTAATGCCATATTGGGCATCAAATGTCGCGCCTTTGAAGTTTTTTTTCAGTATCAAGTTCACAACACCGGCAATAGCATCTGCACCATAAACGGCGGCGGCGCCACCGGTGATGACCTCAACGGATTCGATGGCAGCGGCGGGGATGGTGTTGAGGTCTACCACCAGCGCAGCATTCATAGGCTGAACACGTTTACCATCAACCAGAACGAGGGTTCTATTTGTTCCCAGACCTCTCAGGTTTACTGTTGCGGCACCAGGTGCTGCCGTCGCTGAAGGAAGTGGTGTGCCGGCATCACTGAGCAGTGATTGAGTGCCTGCGGGAGTGAATTGCGGCAATTGGTTAAGCGCCGATTCTATACCGATATTGGATCGTTCTTCGAAGATCTCAGCTTTAACTGTGACGATTGGACTTGATGACTGATAATCGCGACGAGGGATTCTTGAACCGGTGACTACAATTTCTTCCAGTGTGAACTCTCCTTCATCCG
It encodes:
- a CDS encoding TonB-dependent receptor, which codes for MKMTKKWLTLFKRSFHSMLILWLALTCGMAMGQEDKASDEGEFTLEEIVVTGSRIPRRDYQSSSPIVTVKAEIFEERSNIGIESALNQLPQFTPAGTQSLLSDAGTPLPSATAAPGAATVNLRGLGTNRTLVLVDGKRVQPMNAALVVDLNTIPAAAIESVEVITGGAAAVYGADAIAGVVNLILKKNFKGATFDAQYGITEEGDGEEFQLSALLGSEVADGRGNVMMGFNYADRNTVMSKDRKFIRDGWRDPGTVSYSGGQELGSSKLIGFNPGTTNLPTLWSASMYRVDQNGNIFADADPLNTAHPYTGPIGYDSGFKISPDSGGLTYFNKDLSFLQMPLERYSIFGSGSYSFTDSIEFYMDLRHSENKALAIANQQQFFNIWAIQMPYNQLYDDPDSELFGQGPAGFAHHPVPAGLADLLNSRPNPDANWTLEQAMHYLPPYETLTTSNVFQVSGGLRGKFGSGFTEDWTWDVYYSHGKSTINVQQHEGFTQLTRSQEIYEADQYGKGWSGGYATSVIAKCESGIPVFNADGSVNTSSYVSQDCADYMTLRMNSITTLEQNNFEANIQGSLFKLPWSEKIKYALGVNYREENFRFNPDSGFNANQNFPEVVGNIALPVPVDGSTDVKEIYGELLIPVLKDLPLIKSFTLEPGYRISDYSNAPKEDTYKVMADWEVIDWIRLRGGFQYANRAPNMAELFMPTGASTITIGADACGSWDQVAPWGNKADNPNRLNVQTLCQHLMVRDGAPANFALYVPGASANDWAYNVFGGTFYFPFVLGVTGGNPNLASETADTKTFGVVINSPFKAPALENFRLSIDYYDIEVEGAIGSPGHGTVYQQCLDAQYNPLIGSAPGTYTGEQLAAGNPYCDLIKREYIDDGMNVFGADRKYLAAYMNQGALFSEGFDIQLDWNSDFSDIGLDFIPGRLGVNVLYSKLEKYAISPYAGAAEVDYTGTVSNSSFDYRVLTNLSYSHGLFSAGLRWRYLPSLDPAPGSAPDVKGVASYNQFDLFSRYILGDNMELRFGIDNLLYAKPKPTGANSTNNALGSYIGSHDILGRRFYLAAKVWF